GGTCAAGACAGATCTAGAACTACAGCCatcatttatttacaaaaatgacTTTGTACCTTCATGTTAGTTGCCATCAACTGACCTGAACAGGAAGGAAATCTTTTAAACTTAATTCCACCAAATTCATTCAATTTCTTAAATCCTGTAAGTTGCAATGTCAGCAGAGCTCCCAGTTAAGTGCCATTTATCCAGGCAAGTGCATCTCACAAGTCAGGCTTAACTCAAGGAGGGTGCTACCTAATTTCATACTGAATAGCCACCATAAGGGAATAACCTTTGGTCTAGGTCAGAAACCCACAGATGATTGATTCCCCCTCAACCAAGTAATCCTTTGAAAAAACAGATACCTCACTGCTTTAACCTTACACATAGGCTGTTCACAAGTGAAAACGAATATCTTCGGCACATGGCTTTTTGCTTTGTCTCTCACTTCTTGCAACATCCATTTTCATACTATTTGCCTTAATTCATATGCAtttgtcttctcttttctctaAATGGAAAAGTCAGAGACAAATGTTCAAAGGAGAAATGCCACATGCTGTTTTTTGGCTAAAGCCTTATTCTTTCTTACAAGACTATGAGGCAGAGATGAATATTAGGCCTATCCAATACTTTGACATCAGAGCAGCATGCCTTATACATTCTGTTAGTATTTGTATTCTCCTTCAGCAAGGAGAAGGACACATTAGCAACTTCACATAAGCTGATGGCATCTTGTTTGCATGATGCAACAAACTGCAACAGCCCTCCCCTTCATGCATTGGTACAAcccaaagaaagaagaagaaactaCAGCTACCAGCATGCCGTGCTCTTGTTTGATTATTAGCAACCCAGGTGCATACAGACACTTGTAGCCTGGGCTTACAGCAGGTGTTCCATAACACTTGTGAACACTTATAGTATAGAACATTTCACCTATGGACATTTAGCATGCATGTGTGTTTGACACTCACTTACATAAatgggaaaggagcagaagcaCCTGACATGTACCAAAAACATTATTATTGCTGGTGGGGAAAGTGTGCATAGGCTACTTCCATTACCTCTCTCCTCTGAGATTTCACTTTCAGCCATGACTGCTACAACTGAAATTCATTATGGCTTCCTTTATAAGTCAAAGGTATCAATGCAATATAATTACTCAAGGTTTCTATCAGAGAGTTACAGCAAGAAGGCCAggggaaagaaataagaaatgctGTCATTGTTAAGCGGAGGACTGTGGACACCTTTCATCCCAGTTCTCATCTCCCGATTATCTGAGTGTGCCCCCAAAACTGGGTTCCTTGTTTTTACCATTCTTTCAAAACTCTTTGTAAATACAGGAACCAAATCCAATCACTGAGTATGTCATATGTGAAGTTCCAGAATATCCTTGTTGAATCATTCAAGTAAACAAGAAGCAAGCacatgaaagtttttcaagctttTAGTAGAGTGCCTTTGATAAATAGCCAATGAAGCTTTCCTAGAACATCTCCTCCAGTGACCAAGAAGTTTCAGTGCAGACAGGTATTTTGAGCACATTAATAAGCAACTATAAAAAGATCTCCATAAAGACAGTGCTCTGTTTCAAGGCTAGCCTGTAGGTTAAACTTCAGTATCCTACAATTACttagtttccatttccccttcttAGTAGGTTAGTCAGAAAcctggggagagagaaagagatggggTGGGAACGGCTCTAAATTTTAAGATCTGCCACTGTTATTCTTTAAAgttcatgaatttttaaaaaaagactagaGCAGATTCAAGAGGTAAAACTGTTTCACATTACATAAATATTCTGACCAAATCAAAGGCTATCTAGTTCACCATATGGTTAAGCTTTAACTGACAAAGAGGTAATTTTCCTGCTGATCAAGACAGATTTACTTCTTAACTGAGCAATGGCTTCCCAGCTTAGGAAATATCTTACTAAAGCCTGCACTGCCAGCTCTCCACTTGCTTGAAAGCAAAATTAAGTAATTCCTGTTGACTGGCAGTTACATTCTGTACTTCCCTAAGGTCTAAAAATGGTATCAGTTCAAAAGTCCACCCTCTCATTTTGTTTGTCAGACCAAAGTATATAGACTAAAAAAGAATCTGCTTCTACAAACTCCATACTACAACCACCAATATAATCACTAAGTCTCAACTCTTGTGAAAATACATGTTAAGAAAACTTGAGATTATGCAGACACCATTTAAACAAAATAAGGTGATCCCATAAGATCCTTTTGGGCATATGAATACAGATCACTGGCTGACCTGAATGACTTATTTCTTGCTGTAAGAAGGAGGGTTTCACCAGGTCAGGCCACTCCTGCAATAACCTGGAGATGCTCTAGACTACATTTGCATGGCCAACTAAATTTTAGCTAAGGCAGTAATTTACAATGTTTTTCCCACTTACAGTGTGCCTAGTCACACCACTTTTGAACTTGGTAAGTAGCTAGTTCATAGACTCAGTTCAAAGTGTCCTTTCTCTACCAGTTTGCTAATATGGGACGTGCTCCTGCTCCCATTGAATCAATAGAAGTATTCTCTCAGTGGCCTCCTGAGAGCCACAGTTCTAACAGGAAAGAAAGATGTGATATTTAGTCCATGTCTTGATCTTTCCTAACAGAAAACAAACTCAGTGTTACAGGAAAACCAAATACAATGAACCATGTGGTTTCAAGTTCTAAATATTACTTACAGgctctgatgcattttgcttttaaaaggcaatattggggggggggggggggttcaaacAACCCGGCATGCCACATCCATCTCAATTTCCACTCTTTGTCACCAGCTCTTAGGAAAACAAACCCGGCCATGTTCACACGCAGCTTTCAGGGCACTGTCAGTCAGGTGCCGACTGACATTTCTTCAAGAAACCCTGATTTTTAGAAATTTATGACGTGAAAGCAAAATGGTGACACAAAGCTGTAACCAAAGCTGGAGATGCACCTCTCGGCTCTCAGCCCCAAGAGCGACGGGCGGCTCGCccaccggcggccccggggcccctGCGCGGCCCGaagcccccgcgccccggccccggccccggtacCTGCGCGGGGGAGGCAGTGCTAGCGGCGCGGCGGCTCAtcccgcgcgggggctgcccgagcggggccgccgccccgcgccgcgggggtCCCCCGTCGCGGCCTCCTCTCGGCGCCCCGCCGGGCACGGCGGCCCCTcggtcccgctcccggcgcctccaagccccgcggccgcccaggGGCTCCGGTGTCGCCGCAGCGCCGCGCTCGCTCCTCACCGCCCTCggtgccgggccccgcggcggggtcGCGCTACCGGCCGCCCGGGGGCCCCGCTCTGGGCTCGCCGCGGGTGTCAGCGCCGGGGCTCGCCGCGGGAGAGGCCGGCGCGGCCGGACCGCAGCGGCCGGGGgtgcgcggcccgcggcggggacGGAGACGGGCTGCCCGGGGCTCTcagagcggcggccgcggcctgccccgcgccgccgccatcgccgctGTTTGTTTTCATCCGCTccgggcggggggaggcgccTGAGCGTCCGCGGCGGCACTTTCCACACGGAGCCGCGGCCCCTCCcacccgcgccgccccgcgccgccccgcgccgccgggtcCCGGCGGGCCGCGGGCGGGATACAAAagggggcagcgcccgccgcgaCCCCCGGCGCCTCCGCGTCGAATCTGCTGCGGGGaatgcgcgggcggcggggcgggctcgGCTCCGCttcgcgggccgggcggcgcccgcggcgcggcgggtaACGGCGGCTCCCGGCACGGTCgttgggggcggggggcgcctcGGGACGGCTGCGGGCCGGGCACGGCCGGGGGCGCccggctgggccggggcggcgcgggaggcgacgcgggccgggggcggccgccggggttgtcccgccgccgggagcagctcGGCTGTTAGCGCGGGCAGGCGGCGCCCGCGGCACGGCAGCCCCTAGTAAATCTTCTGATTTCCTCGTTGAGCGTGGCCTCGGTTGGCGGTGATGGAGGGTGGTTACCAAGCAGGGGAAGGCGGCTGTTGGGATTCCAGCAGCTTTCCGCCGGGTTGGAAAGAAGTTCCTCTCGCCGTTGGGTCCCTTTCTTGCCCCTCAAAGCGGGTGAGACTGAGGTGCTTCAAGGAAGCTCAcgctgctgggcacagctgtgAACTGGCTGCTTCACTTTCTTGGGTGCTTCTTGTTTGCCACTGAGTTTGGTCCCCACATCTTTAAAAAGTAGAcacaaaaaggaataaaaagatttGCTATATAACCTGCCTAGAAAGAAAACTGCAacagtgtctgaaagactgatttttgtttttaagagctcTTCTGAGtctccttcctctttgctttATGCAGGTGAAGCCTCTGGGAAAAGTTCTCTGACAGAAGCAGCTCCCAAGGAGCCCCTGGGGCATTTGCTATGGCTGTACCTATTGCGGTTCTTGACTGTGACCTCTTGCTCTATGGCCGTGGACATAGGACACTGGATCGTTTCAAGCTGGAGGATGTCACAGATGAGTATCTAGTATCCACATATGGCTTTCCCCGGCAGTTCATTTACTACCTGGTGGATCTCCTGGGAGCCAGTCTCTCTCGCCCTACACAGCGGTCCAGGGCCATCAGTCCAGAGACACAGATACTTGCTGCATTAGGTTTCTATACCTCTGGCTCTTTCCAGACTCGCATGGGGGATGCAATCGGCATTAGCCAAGCCTCCATGAGCCGCTGTGTTGCCAATGTCACTGAGGCATTGGTGGAAAGAGCCTCACAGTTCATTCACTTTCCTGAGGATGAAGCTACAGTACAGAGCCTGAAGGATGACTTTTATGGGCTGGCAGGCATGCCAGGAGTACTAGGGGTGGTTGACTGTACCCATGTGGCAATCAaagcaccaaacgcagaggaccTGTCCTATGTGAACCGAAAGGGTCTCCATTCTCTGAACTGTCTGATGGTGTGTGATGCCAGAGG
This is a stretch of genomic DNA from Apteryx mantelli isolate bAptMan1 chromosome 4, bAptMan1.hap1, whole genome shotgun sequence. It encodes these proteins:
- the HARBI1 gene encoding putative nuclease HARBI1, yielding MAVPIAVLDCDLLLYGRGHRTLDRFKLEDVTDEYLVSTYGFPRQFIYYLVDLLGASLSRPTQRSRAISPETQILAALGFYTSGSFQTRMGDAIGISQASMSRCVANVTEALVERASQFIHFPEDEATVQSLKDDFYGLAGMPGVLGVVDCTHVAIKAPNAEDLSYVNRKGLHSLNCLMVCDARGVLLSAETHWPGSLPDCTVLQQAALTNQFETELHKDGWLLGDSSFFLRTWLMTPLHIPETPAEYRYNMAHSATHNVIERTFRTIRSRFRCLDGSKGTLQYSPEKSSHIILACCVLHNISLEHGLDVWSSPATGHMEQPEEEYEQMESMDSEACRIRQELLLTHFS